A region from the Aegilops tauschii subsp. strangulata cultivar AL8/78 chromosome 5, Aet v6.0, whole genome shotgun sequence genome encodes:
- the LOC109759248 gene encoding obtusifoliol 14-alpha demethylase-like yields MDFTSLTVLWWAIALLFITVLATKISRASITNIDPQCTTGQRPPVVHEAALLKLVPTLLKKGLPAMINDLYVKYGSVFTVSCLGVTKVTLLIGPEVTAHFFQGLESEISHGNLFEFTVPMFGEAVGYGRDTATRTEQMRFHIEALRPSRLRSHVYPMIQEVEGYFAKWGEEGIVDIKLEFEKLLMLISSRCLLGKEVRENMFDEVFRLFHEIEDNGVTLISFLFPYLPTSANRQRDRARIRLTQILSDVVECRKSSGTVEEDTLQKLIDSKYKDGRPTTVAEVVGLIIGLLFAGKHTSSHTSTWTAACLLSHPTFLRAAIEEQQQINNKYKDKGLDYNAFIEMDTLHCCIKEALRKHPPTPMLVRMAHRRFTVKTIEGKQYDIPQDHIVASPTIVNNNIPYIYKDPEVYDPCRFGPERREDKIGGKFSYTSFSGGRHVCTGEAYAYMQLKVIWSHLLRNFELELISPFPKTDWSKFLPEPQGKLLVRYKRNGVVHPLN; encoded by the exons ATGGACTTCACAAGTCTCACCGTGTTGTGGTGGGCCATAGCTCTTCTTTTCATCACCGTATTAGCCACCAAGATCTCAAGAGCAAGTATCACCAACATTGATCCACAATGTACAACAGGTCAACGTCCACCGGTAGTCCATGAAGCTGCTCTCTTAAAACTAGTGCCTACCCTGTTGAAGAAGGGCCTACCGGCAATGATCAATGATCTATATGTCAAGTATGGAAGTGTCTTCACAGTAAGTTGTTTGGGAGTGACCAAGGTGACACTCTTGATCGGGCCAGAGGTGACGGCTCATTtcttccaaggtttggagtcggAGATCAGCCATGGTAACCTTTTTGAGTTCACTGTGCCCATGTTTGGCGAGGCGGTTGGTTATGGAAGAGATACCGCTACCCGAACAGAACAGATGCGCTTCCACATCGAAGCACTGAGGCCTTCAAGGTTGAGGAGCCACGTATATCCCATGATTCAAGAAGTGGAG GGTTACTTTGCAAAATGGGGAGAGGAAGGCATAGTTGATATAAAGCTTGAGTTCGAGAAGTTACTGATGTTGATCTCAAGCCGATGTTTGCTCGGTAAAGAGGTTCGAGAGAACATGTTCGATGAGGTATTCAGGCTTTTTCACGAGATTGAAGACAACGGTGTAACATTGATCAGTTTCTTGTTCCCATATCTTCCAACTTCAGCAAACCGGCAGCGTGATAGAGCGCGCATCAGGCTAACACAAATCCTCTCCGATGTCGTTGAGTGCCGTAAGAGCTCCGGCACAGTTGAGGAGGACACACTGCAGAAACTAATTGACTCCAAGTACAAAGATGGTCGCCCTACAACAGTAGCTGAGGTAGTCGGGCTGATCATTGGCTTACTGTTTGCTGGAAAACACACCAGCTCTCACACTAGTACTTGGACTGCAGCTTGTCTACTTAGCCATCCAACCTTCTTGAGAGCTGCCATTGAGGAGCAACAACAAATCAATAACAAATACAAGGACAAGGGGCTAGACTACAATGCATTTATAGAGATGGATACATTGCATTGTTGCATCAAGGAGGCTCTAAGGAAGCATCCTCCAACACCAATGTTGGTTCGCATGGCACATAGGCGCTTCACGGTGAAGACAATCGAGGGCAAACAATATGACATCCCACAAGACCACATTGTAGCAAGTCCTACTATAGTCAACAATAACATCCCTTATATCTATAAGGATCCTGAGGTATATGACCCGTGCCGGTTTGGCCCTGAAAGAAGAGAGGACAAAATAGGTGGCAAGTTCTCGTACACCTCATTTAGCGGTGGACGACATGTTTGCACTGGGGAGGCCTATGCTTACATGCAACTTAAAGTGATATGGAGCCATTTGTTGAGGAACTTTGAGCTGGAACTGATCTCTCCTTTCCCAAAGACAGACTGGAGCAAGTTCTTGCCAGAGCCACAAGGAAAACTTCTCGTTAGATATAAGAGAAATGGCGTTGTGCATCCACTTAATTAG
- the LOC109759249 gene encoding 3beta-hydroxysteroid-dehydrogenase/decarboxylase-like yields MDPSLVSVGGRREARLCAVTGGRGFMARHLVAALLRSGDWCVRITDLGPEAALSPAEDDGLLGAALQDGRATYVSVDVCELAQLTKALEGVHTVFHTAAADHTKNNFQLHYKVNVEGTKNVIEACNTCKVKKLIYTSSSGVVFDGVHGLFAVDESTPYPDKFPDAYTETKAEAEKLVIKANRTNELLTCCIRPGSIFGPGDTIVPILVSYGGMMIIIGDGKNCDDFVYVENVVHGHLCAEKTLSTKDGANRSGGKAYFITNLEPVNLWDFVYMVLGELGYKSRFRLRIPSYLVKPITCLLDWSYNNIFSLYGMRQPGMLTSASIKYATLNRTFNCNSAAEQLGYKPIVPLKEGVKMTTEFYKWSRT; encoded by the exons ATGGATCCGTCCCTGGTCAGTGTTGGCGGCCGCCGGGAAGCACGGCTGTGCGCGGTGACCGGTGGGCGGGGATTCATGGCGAGGCACCTGGTGGCCGCGCTGCTCCGCTCTGGAGATTGGTGTGTGCGGATCACCGACCTCGGCCCCGAGGCCGCCCTGTCACCCGCCGAGGATGATGGGCTTCTTGGCGCCGCCCTCCAAGACGGCCGCGCCACCTATGTCTCCGTCGACGTCTGCGAATTAGCCCAACTTACAAAAG CTTTGGAAGGGGTGCATACTGTTTTCCACACTGCTGCCGCCGATCATACCAAGAACAACTTCCAACTTCATTACAAGGTCAACGTCGAGG GAACAAAGAATGTCATCGAggcttgtaacacatgcaaggtTAAAAAGCTCATATACACTAGTTCCAGTGGGGTTGTATTCGATGGTGTTCATGGCCTGTTTGCCGTAGACGAATCAACACCATATCCAGATAAG TTTCCCGATGCATATACAGAAACCAAGGCAGAGGCAGAAAAGCTTGTGATAAAGGCCAACAGAACAAATGAGCTTCTCACTTGTTGTATACGTCCTGGCAGCATTTTTGGTCCCGGTGACACGATAGTGCCAATTTTAGTTTCTTACGGAGGAATGATG ATAATTATTGGTGATGGCAAGAATTGTGATGATTTTGTGTATGTTGAGAACGTGGTGCATGGTCATCTATGTGCAGAGAAAACTCTTTCTACCAAAGACGGTGCAAACAGAAGTGGAGGAAAA GCCTACTTTATAACTAATCTAGAGCCAGTGAATTTGTGGGACTTTGTTTATATGGTTTTGGGAGAACTTGGATACAAAAG CCGATTCAGATTAAGAATTCCGTCATATCTTGTCAAGCCGATAACATGTCTGCTAGACTGGAGCTACAATAATATATTCTCTCTTTACGGAATGCGTCAACCTGGCATGCTAACATCTGCAAGCATTAAGTATGCAACGCTGAATAGAACATTCAATTGCAACAGTGCTGCTGAACAACTTGGTTACAAACCAATAGTGCCACTCAAG GAGGGAGTAAAGATGACTACTGAATTCTACAAGTGGTCAAGAACGTGA